The following coding sequences lie in one Rutidosis leptorrhynchoides isolate AG116_Rl617_1_P2 chromosome 6, CSIRO_AGI_Rlap_v1, whole genome shotgun sequence genomic window:
- the LOC139851606 gene encoding TMV resistance protein N-like isoform X2, whose product MASSSSSSSGSRKYDVFLSFRGEDTRKNYVDHLYKSLSDQLIHTYKDDQTLPRGDSIGPSLLMAIEESQIAVVVFSENYADSSWCLDELAHIMKCRDERGLIVIPIFYKVDPSDVRKLKGQFGTGFAKPKRDKSIIKEELWKKVIVDACNISGWEPSHIANGHEAAGIKSIVDTISERLFSLDEDVDDDLVGMGTRLQSLKSLLDIESGGVHMVGIWGVGGIGKTTLAYSAYDKFSHQFQGHCFIDQIREESTKHDGLKKVQEKILSALLKTNVNVQSVEEGKKMIRRRLRRSNVLIVLDDVDKDDQIEALAGSHKWFGDGSRIIITTRDEHLLKRENVKISHASLLSHDEAFQLFNRHAVQEDKPPIEDYDTLSRRAVSYADGLPLALKVLGSFLRGKDKKEWESALEKMKNIPNPTIMDKLKISYDGLELYERELFLDIACFHRGDLVVYVKEMLEACGLYPDIGIKVLIEKALITISEYGRFEMHDLVQEMGHHIVRGQHPKNLEKHSRVWKKEEIVEMCSTDSTRENNEIEAIKFFCFDEKALLGFFKLVSNMKKLRLLIVRSPLFSKSLEDVEGPSFLSNDLQYISWENYSGSLFPADFQPTKLVVLELEHTLQKELWQGYKRLPQLKKLTIDDAKKLVSTPNFDGFPCLENLQLSRCDSLEEIHPSLGNCNSLVNVYVSQCKKLRSFPTIIYMKNLETLDIRNCEALVEFPEIHASMDSLKKLAIIWVGIEVLPASSIGHYCTNLISLDLRFSDTFKRVEGNFQALKHLEKLKIEFASWYQPKLEKLPNDLLSNCNLKRLNLSECKLEDGEIPCDVGELFNLTVLDLSHNNFSRLPFSLWKLTRLKALKLIFCEKLLEFPELPSSVDLFRGDICSSLQSMGEFYKNWESYISPYVSRC is encoded by the exons atggcttcttcttcttcttcttcttctggatCACGGAAGTATGATGTGTTTCTTAGTTTCAGAGGAGAAGATACTCGCAAGAATTATGTAGATCATCTCTACAAATCTCTTTCTGATCAACTAATTCACACTTACAAAGACGACCAAACACTTCCTCGGGGTGATTCCATCGGTCCATCCCTGTTGATGGCCATCGAGGAATCGCAAATTGCAGTCGTCGTATTCTCGGAAAACTACGCTGATTCATCATGGTGTTTGGATGAACTTGCACATATCATGAAGTGCAGAGATGAGAGAGGACTGATAGTTATACCCATATTCTATAAGGTGGATCCATCAGATGTGAGGAAGCTGAAAGGCCAATTTGGAACAGGATTTGCCAAACCAAAGCGCGATAAAAGCATCATTAAAGAGGAATTATGGAAAAAAGTAATCGTTGATGCATGTAATATTTCGGGTTGGGAACCCAGTCACATAGCCAACGG GCATGAAGCAGCGGGCATCAAATCAATTGTTGATACCATCTCAGAAAGATTGTTTTCCTTAgatgaagatgttgatgatgacCTTGTTGGAATGGGGACTCGCTTGCAATCTTTGAAATCACTGCTAGATATTGAATCAGGCGGGGTGCACATGGTTGGGATATGGGGTGTCGGGGGTATTGGCAAGACAACTCTTGCTTATTCTGCTTATGATAAATTCTCTCATCAGTTTCAAGGTCATTGTTTTATTGACCAAATTCGAGAGGAATCAACAAAACATGATGGTTTGAAAAAAGTTCAAGAGAAAATTCTATCAGCTCTTTTGAAAACAAATGTGAATGTACAAAGTGTCgaagaaggaaaaaaaatgatAAGGAGGAGGTTACGTCGTAGTAATGTTTTAATTGTTCTTGATGATGTTGATAAAGATGACCAAATAGAGGCGTTGGCTGGATCTCATAAATGGTTTGGGGATGGGAGCCGAATAATAATCACAACTAGAGATGAGCATTTGCTAAAAAGAGAGAATGTAAAGATATCTCATGCCAGTTTATTATCACACGATGAGGCGTTTCAACTGTTTAATAGACATGCAGTGCAGGAGGATAAGCCTCCTATAGAAGACTATGATACGCTTTCACGACGTGCGGTTTCTTATGCAGATGGGCTCCCATTAGCACTTAAAGTTTTAGGTTCTTTTCTACGTGGCAAAGACAAGAAGGAGTGGGAGAGTGCCTTAGAAAAGATGAAAAATATCCCAAATCCTACAATCATGGACAAGCTCAAAATAAGTTATGATGGACTGGAACTTTACGAAAGAGAGTTATTCTTGGATATTGCTTGTTTCCATAGGGGCGATCTTGTAGTATACGTAAAGGAGATGCTTGAAGCTTGCGGGCTTTACCCTGATATAGGGATCAAAGTGCTTATAGAAAAGGCTCTCATAACTATTTCGGAATATGGTAGGTTTGAGATGCATGATCTTGTTCAAGAAATGGGCCACCACATCGTTCGAGGCCAACATCCTAAAAATCTTGAGAAACATAGCAGGGTTTGGAAGAAAGAAGAGATTGTAGAAATGTGTTCCACGGATTCAACAAGG GAAAATAATGAGATTGAAGCAATAAAGTTTTTTTGTTTTGATGAAAAAGCATTATTGGGGTTTTTCAAACTTGTTTCCAACATGAAGAAATTAAGGTTGTTAATTGTGAGATCACCTTTGTTTTCCAAATCACTTGAAGATGTTGAAGGGCCTAGTTTTCTTTCAAATGATTTGCAGTATATTTCATGGGAGAATTATTCAGGAAGTTTGTTTCCAGCAGATTTTCAACCAACGAAGCTTGTTGTTTTAGAGTTGGAACATACCTTGCAGAAAGAACTTTGGCAAGGTTACAAG CGTCTACCACAACTGAAAAAGCTTACCATCGATGATGCGAAGAAGTTAGTCAGCACGCCAAATTTTGATGGATTTCCATGTCTTGAAAATCTGCAACTCAGTCGTTGTGACAGTTTGGAAGAGATCCATCCATCACTTGGAAACTGTAACAGTCTGGTCAATGTATATGTATCTCAATGTAAGAAGCTTAGAAGTTTTCCAACCATCATTTATATGAAAAATTTGGAGACTCTTGACATCAGGAATTGTGAAGCGCTTGTTGAGTTCCCAGAGATCCACGCAAGCATGGATAGCTTGAAAAAGTTAGCAATTATTTGGGTTGGGATAGAAGTTCTGCCGGCCTCATCAATCGGACATTACTGTACCAACCTTATTTCGCTAGATTTACGATTTTCTGACACTTTTAAAAGAGTAGAAGGCAACTTTCAAGCCTTGAAACACTTGGAGAAGTTAAAGATTGAATTTGCTAGTTGGTATCAGCCTAAGCTTGAGAAGCTGCCAAACGATTTGTTATCGAATtgcaatttaaaaaggttgaatctCAGTGAATGTAAATTGGAAGATGGAGAGATCCCTtgtgatgttggtgagttattcaaCTTAACAGTGTTGGATCTAAGTCACAATAACTTTTCAAGATTACCCTTTAGCCTCTGGAAACTTACTCGCCTCAAAGCACTGAAGCTCATTTTTTGTGAGAAGCTTCTAGAATTTCCGGAACTTCCATCCAGTGTGGATTTATTTAGAGGGGACATTTGCAGCTCACTTCAATCCATGGGAGAGTTTTACAAAAACT GGGAAAGCTATATATCACCATATGTTTCTCGTTGTTGA
- the LOC139851606 gene encoding TMV resistance protein N-like isoform X1 has protein sequence MASSSSSSSGSRKYDVFLSFRGEDTRKNYVDHLYKSLSDQLIHTYKDDQTLPRGDSIGPSLLMAIEESQIAVVVFSENYADSSWCLDELAHIMKCRDERGLIVIPIFYKVDPSDVRKLKGQFGTGFAKPKRDKSIIKEELWKKVIVDACNISGWEPSHIANGHEAAGIKSIVDTISERLFSLDEDVDDDLVGMGTRLQSLKSLLDIESGGVHMVGIWGVGGIGKTTLAYSAYDKFSHQFQGHCFIDQIREESTKHDGLKKVQEKILSALLKTNVNVQSVEEGKKMIRRRLRRSNVLIVLDDVDKDDQIEALAGSHKWFGDGSRIIITTRDEHLLKRENVKISHASLLSHDEAFQLFNRHAVQEDKPPIEDYDTLSRRAVSYADGLPLALKVLGSFLRGKDKKEWESALEKMKNIPNPTIMDKLKISYDGLELYERELFLDIACFHRGDLVVYVKEMLEACGLYPDIGIKVLIEKALITISEYGRFEMHDLVQEMGHHIVRGQHPKNLEKHSRVWKKEEIVEMCSTDSTRENNEIEAIKFFCFDEKALLGFFKLVSNMKKLRLLIVRSPLFSKSLEDVEGPSFLSNDLQYISWENYSGSLFPADFQPTKLVVLELEHTLQKELWQGYKRLPQLKKLTIDDAKKLVSTPNFDGFPCLENLQLSRCDSLEEIHPSLGNCNSLVNVYVSQCKKLRSFPTIIYMKNLETLDIRNCEALVEFPEIHASMDSLKKLAIIWVGIEVLPASSIGHYCTNLISLDLRFSDTFKRVEGNFQALKHLEKLKIEFASWYQPKLEKLPNDLLSNCNLKRLNLSECKLEDGEIPCDVGELFNLTVLDLSHNNFSRLPFSLWKLTRLKALKLIFCEKLLEFPELPSSVDLFRGDICSSLQSMGEFYKNCKSLSQVTLSNSNNVTGVNGLLQCMLHVCPSLSLTSFFILVWHMAYLDSYYYFY, from the exons atggcttcttcttcttcttcttcttctggatCACGGAAGTATGATGTGTTTCTTAGTTTCAGAGGAGAAGATACTCGCAAGAATTATGTAGATCATCTCTACAAATCTCTTTCTGATCAACTAATTCACACTTACAAAGACGACCAAACACTTCCTCGGGGTGATTCCATCGGTCCATCCCTGTTGATGGCCATCGAGGAATCGCAAATTGCAGTCGTCGTATTCTCGGAAAACTACGCTGATTCATCATGGTGTTTGGATGAACTTGCACATATCATGAAGTGCAGAGATGAGAGAGGACTGATAGTTATACCCATATTCTATAAGGTGGATCCATCAGATGTGAGGAAGCTGAAAGGCCAATTTGGAACAGGATTTGCCAAACCAAAGCGCGATAAAAGCATCATTAAAGAGGAATTATGGAAAAAAGTAATCGTTGATGCATGTAATATTTCGGGTTGGGAACCCAGTCACATAGCCAACGG GCATGAAGCAGCGGGCATCAAATCAATTGTTGATACCATCTCAGAAAGATTGTTTTCCTTAgatgaagatgttgatgatgacCTTGTTGGAATGGGGACTCGCTTGCAATCTTTGAAATCACTGCTAGATATTGAATCAGGCGGGGTGCACATGGTTGGGATATGGGGTGTCGGGGGTATTGGCAAGACAACTCTTGCTTATTCTGCTTATGATAAATTCTCTCATCAGTTTCAAGGTCATTGTTTTATTGACCAAATTCGAGAGGAATCAACAAAACATGATGGTTTGAAAAAAGTTCAAGAGAAAATTCTATCAGCTCTTTTGAAAACAAATGTGAATGTACAAAGTGTCgaagaaggaaaaaaaatgatAAGGAGGAGGTTACGTCGTAGTAATGTTTTAATTGTTCTTGATGATGTTGATAAAGATGACCAAATAGAGGCGTTGGCTGGATCTCATAAATGGTTTGGGGATGGGAGCCGAATAATAATCACAACTAGAGATGAGCATTTGCTAAAAAGAGAGAATGTAAAGATATCTCATGCCAGTTTATTATCACACGATGAGGCGTTTCAACTGTTTAATAGACATGCAGTGCAGGAGGATAAGCCTCCTATAGAAGACTATGATACGCTTTCACGACGTGCGGTTTCTTATGCAGATGGGCTCCCATTAGCACTTAAAGTTTTAGGTTCTTTTCTACGTGGCAAAGACAAGAAGGAGTGGGAGAGTGCCTTAGAAAAGATGAAAAATATCCCAAATCCTACAATCATGGACAAGCTCAAAATAAGTTATGATGGACTGGAACTTTACGAAAGAGAGTTATTCTTGGATATTGCTTGTTTCCATAGGGGCGATCTTGTAGTATACGTAAAGGAGATGCTTGAAGCTTGCGGGCTTTACCCTGATATAGGGATCAAAGTGCTTATAGAAAAGGCTCTCATAACTATTTCGGAATATGGTAGGTTTGAGATGCATGATCTTGTTCAAGAAATGGGCCACCACATCGTTCGAGGCCAACATCCTAAAAATCTTGAGAAACATAGCAGGGTTTGGAAGAAAGAAGAGATTGTAGAAATGTGTTCCACGGATTCAACAAGG GAAAATAATGAGATTGAAGCAATAAAGTTTTTTTGTTTTGATGAAAAAGCATTATTGGGGTTTTTCAAACTTGTTTCCAACATGAAGAAATTAAGGTTGTTAATTGTGAGATCACCTTTGTTTTCCAAATCACTTGAAGATGTTGAAGGGCCTAGTTTTCTTTCAAATGATTTGCAGTATATTTCATGGGAGAATTATTCAGGAAGTTTGTTTCCAGCAGATTTTCAACCAACGAAGCTTGTTGTTTTAGAGTTGGAACATACCTTGCAGAAAGAACTTTGGCAAGGTTACAAG CGTCTACCACAACTGAAAAAGCTTACCATCGATGATGCGAAGAAGTTAGTCAGCACGCCAAATTTTGATGGATTTCCATGTCTTGAAAATCTGCAACTCAGTCGTTGTGACAGTTTGGAAGAGATCCATCCATCACTTGGAAACTGTAACAGTCTGGTCAATGTATATGTATCTCAATGTAAGAAGCTTAGAAGTTTTCCAACCATCATTTATATGAAAAATTTGGAGACTCTTGACATCAGGAATTGTGAAGCGCTTGTTGAGTTCCCAGAGATCCACGCAAGCATGGATAGCTTGAAAAAGTTAGCAATTATTTGGGTTGGGATAGAAGTTCTGCCGGCCTCATCAATCGGACATTACTGTACCAACCTTATTTCGCTAGATTTACGATTTTCTGACACTTTTAAAAGAGTAGAAGGCAACTTTCAAGCCTTGAAACACTTGGAGAAGTTAAAGATTGAATTTGCTAGTTGGTATCAGCCTAAGCTTGAGAAGCTGCCAAACGATTTGTTATCGAATtgcaatttaaaaaggttgaatctCAGTGAATGTAAATTGGAAGATGGAGAGATCCCTtgtgatgttggtgagttattcaaCTTAACAGTGTTGGATCTAAGTCACAATAACTTTTCAAGATTACCCTTTAGCCTCTGGAAACTTACTCGCCTCAAAGCACTGAAGCTCATTTTTTGTGAGAAGCTTCTAGAATTTCCGGAACTTCCATCCAGTGTGGATTTATTTAGAGGGGACATTTGCAGCTCACTTCAATCCATGGGAGAGTTTTACAAAAACTGTAAGAGCTTATCTCAAGTCACCCTTTCTAATTCGAATAATGTGACTGGTGTTAACGGATTACTACAATGTATGCTCCATGTATGCCCCTCTCTCTCTCTCACCTCTTTTTTTATACTTGTTTGGCATATGGCATATttggatagttattattatttttattaa